The Mucilaginibacter sp. PAMB04168 genome contains the following window.
CAGGCTGCTTCCCAATGAGGTAGCCAGGTTAATACGTTGCGATTCACCGCCCGAAAGTGTATTTGAGAGCCGGTTGAGCGTTAGGTACCCTAAGCCCACATCGTTCAAGAAAGAGATGCGGTTGGTTATTTCCATCAGCAAACGCTTACCAATTTTGGCATCGTGTGCATCCAGTTGCAAATCACCAAAAAACTGCTGTGCAATATCCAGCGGCATCAGCACAATATCGGTAATAGAGTGGCCGGCCACTTTTACATAAGTAGCATCAGGCCGTAAACGGCTGCCCTTACAATCAGGACAGGTGGTTTTACCGCGGTAGCGCGACAATATTACCCGGTATTGTATCTTATAGGTTTGTTCCTCTATCTCTTTAAAGAAAGCATCCAGCCCTCGAAAGTATTTATTACCTGTCCACAAAAGCTTCTTTTGCTTATCGGTTAACTGGCTGTAAGACCGATGTATTGGAAAATCAAACTTATCGGCCTGGCGAATTAGGTTTTGGTTCCACTCACCCATTTTTTCGCCGCGCCAGGGCGCAATGGCGTTATCATATATAGATTTGCTTTTATCGGGTATAACCAAATCTTCATCTATACCAATCACCTTACCATAACCTTCGCATTTACGGCAAGCACCATAAGGGTTATTAAAGCTAAAAAAATTGGGCGTAGGCTCTTCAAACCTAATTCCATCCAACTCAAAACGGTCACAAAAAAAGCTTTCCTTCTCCTGTTCGCTCTCAGGCTCCTGGTATTTTAAGTAGCAATCGCCTTTACCCTCAAAAAAAGCAGTTTGGGCCGAATCGGCTATACGGCTCAGCGTTTCCTCTTCATTGTTCTTGGTTACACGATCTACTACAATACGTAGCGGATCATTATCAGCCAGCGAATCGTTCCCTATAGATTCGTCTTCCAGCAAACTTTCAATGCGTGATACTTGTCCGCGGTATTCCACACGTACAAAACCTTTTTGCAACAACACTGCCAGTTCTTCTTTCAGGCTGCGGTTGTTATGCGGGTGCAGCGGGCAAAGTATGGTCAGTTGCGTATCATCAGGCTGGGCCTGCGCAAAGTTAACCACATCGGTAACGGTATCTTTTTTTACCTGCAGGCCCGATACTGGTGAAATGGTTTTACCAATACGCGAGAACAGCAGTTTAAGGTAATCGTAAATTTCGGTACTGGTGCCTACGGTTGAGCGGGGGTTGCTGGTAATTACCTTTTGCTCAATGGCAATGGCAGGTGCAATGCCTTTTATGTAATCTACGTCGGGCTTATTCATGCGGCCCAAAAACTGGCGCGCGTAAGAAGATAAACTCTCTACATAGCGGCGTTGCCCCTCGGCGTACAACGTATCAAACGCCAGCGATGATTTGCCCGATCCAGACATACCCGTTATAACCACCAACTGGTTTTTAGGTATGGCAATGTCCATGTTCTTCAAATTATGTACACGGGCGCCTTTAATAATAATATGGTGTTGAGGATCTTTCTCAGTTTCTATGCTCATTCTATTTTGAGTTCAGGGGCTGATGGTTATGGCTAGTGATTAACCACTCTTTATTCGCTAATTACAAACCTAACTTTACAACTTGTTTAATGTGCAAAAATCCTAAATTATTTAGCATTATGCAAGCATTGATTACTTTACTGCATACTTAAACACTTAAGTAAAAGAAAGGTGATATAAATCCATAGGTTATTGTAGAAAAACTTACGAAAAAGTCGCTGACTTTTCTCTCCCAAAAGTTGTGCGATATTTCCAATTAACAGGCAATTACTGTTAAACCTTAAGTACAAAAAGCAGTCAAATAATACAAAGCAGCTTGTTACATAGTATCAAGATGTTACGTATATATAACCAATAACCTAAGACATTATTATCAGTAAATGTTCTTTTCAAGACGCGTTCAGTTTGTGCGCCAGGGAGTTTGTCATTGTAATGTGTTATAACATATAACCTTAAAAATTATTTGCATGTTAACACAATATTTAGTTTATTTGATATAGTAATTAAGAGGAACCCTATCGATTAGAACTTTACTTGAAACGTAGTTTAATTTAAATTAATTGATTTTAAAGTAGAAGTTCTATGGATTTTCATTTGAAAAGTGATCAGGATTTAATCCATCTGTATATAGACGGCCATGAGGGAGGGCTTGTTGAGCTCATCCGCCGTTATCAAACTAAAATTTACACATCCATTTACTTGCTGGTTAAAGATGAGTACCTGGCCGAGGATATTTTCCAGGATACCTTCATCAAAGTAATTAACACGCTAAAGGCCGGCAAATATAACGAGGAAGGTAAATTTTTACCCTGGGTAAGCCGCATTGCCCATAACTTGGTGATTGACCATTTTCGCCGTGAAAAACGCACGCCTTTAGTAAGCGGTGGCGATGACTTTGACATTTTTGAAGTGTTAGGTCATTATGACGAGAGCACTGAAGACCGCATGGTACGTGAGCAAACCCACAAAGATTTAAAAGCATTAATCCATTTATTACCGGCTGAGCAAAAAGAAGTATTGATTATGCGCCACTTTGGCGACATGAGCTTTAAGGAAATTGCCGACGTAACCGAGGTGAGCATAAACACTGCCCTGGGCCGCATGCGCTATGCCTTAAATAACTTACGCAAGATGATGCAGACCAAAGAGTTGAGTTTGAAGAACTGATTGTAATTAAAATTAAAAATTTATATCGCCCGCTAAAATATTAGATAAGCGATATGCGTTATGGTGTAATACAAACACTTTAAAGCTTATGGGCGAAACTTCTACAAGATTTTTAAACGCACTTACAAACAACGCTATGGTGGAGGGATTAGATGTAACCGAACACGTGGACGCCGATGAACTGTTGTTTCATCATGCTATCCGCACTGAACTGGATCTTTTGCAAAAAAAGCCAAAACAGCAAACCATCGAAAACCTGCTCAACTATTCGAAAAGCTTGCGTTAACAAACTACCAAAGCCCTGCCAACGCAGGGCTTTTTGTATATTTGTACCCTCATGTTAAAAAAAGAACGCTACCAGTTATTTGTTGAGTATTTCTCAAAAAACCAACCTAACCCGGTAACCGAGCTGCATTATTCCAATCCATATGAGCTACTGGTGGCTGTAATACTATCGGCCCAATGCACCGATAAGCGCATCAATCAGATCACGCCTGCCCTGTTCCAACGCTTTCCGACGATTGAAGACCTCGCTGCATCTTCATCAGATGAAATTTTTACTTACATACGCAGTGTAAGCTATCCTAACAATAAAGCCAAGCACCTGGCCGGCATGGCAAAAATGCTGGTAGAGCAATTTAACAGCCAGGTACCCTCAGATTTAGATGAGCTGCAAAAGCTCCCCGGCGTAGGCCGTAAAACGGCTAACGTAATAGCATCTGTGGTGTATGATGCACCGGCCATAGCAGTAGACACCCACGTATTTAGAGTAGCCAACCGCTTAGGTTTAACTACCAACGCAAAAACACCGCTGGCGGTAGAGAAACAATTAGTTGAGTATTTGCCCAAGCAAACACTAGGTTTTGCACACCACTGGCTTATACTGCACGGCCGCTACATTTGTGTGGCCCGTAAACCCAAATGCGAGATATGCCCCCTTACCCATTTTTGTAAGTATTACCAAAGCGGTAAGGCAGCGCTGGTGTTCAGCAAAACGGCTAAGGTAGCAAAGGTAAAAACGGTTAAGGCTGCAAAAGCAGTTAAGGCAGATGTAACAGGTGACGATTTAAGCCTTAGCTCGAGCAGTTAGGATCCTGCACTTATTCCCTTTGATTTAATTAAAGGTTAATGCTATTTTTGAATACCATGAGACACGCTTTTTTAATGCTTGCCTGTATTGCAATCATGATTTGCTCCTGCAAAAAGGATAAGATCAACACTGTTAAACAGGATCCGGAAGACCCTAACTGGATTAAGTTGGAAATTCCTAATGCACGCGATGCTTATGCTTTTGCCGGTAGTATTGATGACACACTACTGGTTACCACTTGGGTTAAGGCTTACTTTACCACCAACAAAGGGAAAACCTGGCAAGAATCAAAGAATTTTAACGGACAGGTACAGGGCTTAATTACATCGGGCGATTCAGTTATTGCACTGGCTGCAACCGGCGGCCTCGAACTTGAAGGAACTTATGGAGCTGGCCTTGCACAATATTACACGTTAGATTATGGCAGAAGCTGGCATCCTTATTTAAAACCGGATGGAGGTTATCGCTCGCAATTAATTGGAATTTCACAGTCGGCCGATAAACAGGTTACTTACAAGTTAAAGTATAATGTTTCGCCGCTTACAAAAAACGATTATACCGCCTATATACATAACCCTACGCAAATTACAAGAACCATTTACGGCAGCACTAATCTGATTAATTTTCCATTCAAGAGAAAAATACACAACTTATACCTGGATAATCATGACCGCTTATATGTGGCAGCGTCGGGCGGTGCGTACATTGCCGAAACCAATAGCTTTAATGGTGGCGGTACTGATGACTCGGCCATAATCTACATATCGCGCAATCCACTGCCTTAACTTAACCAATGTGAATACTGCATGGGTGTGCCAGTCCGCAATTATTGATGGGCAATATTACGAGATACAAGGGCTTAACATTTGGGATTATGAGTGGACGAACACCCAGGAGTTTGTATCGGTTAAAGACCCAATATACGGACAGACACATGTAATGGCCATTTACCAGATCATTACGGCTACTCAAACCATAACCTTTGCTGCAGGCGAATTCTCAAACCTCGTTTGGGGTATCTACACTCAAGTTTAACTCACCTTCAATGAATGAAGTACGCTTTTACCAACTGCATAGCCGCTTTCTCATCATCCGCGCAAACATCGCAAAAGGTGCCTATGCCATTAACCGGGCCTTCATACTCCCAGGCAAATAGCTTATTGTATTTTTTTGTTGGTCCAATTACCCGCAAATTAATTCCTTCAGGTATCACATATAATTGATAATTGCCCGGCAGGCCAACTTTAAACCCCGGTTTGCCCTGATAAGTGGTTTTACCCAAGTATTGCGCAGGCTGAGTCTTGTCATTCTTTCCATAAGAGTAAATGATCTCGACACGCTTACTACCCTTAGTCCAGAAAGAAAAGTGCTCATAGGCAGCAATACCCCGTTTACCAGATGAATAATTAGCAACTTTTTGTGCAAATGCACTTGCGGATACTATTAAAAGAGCTGTAGCTAAATAAATTGTTTTGGTCATGACAGGCAGATTTGGTTTGTTAATTAAGGTAAAGACAAACAAATTTGCGAAAAGTTGAGAACCATTTTGGTTAGCCTTGGTTAGTGGACTACAAGATTGTTGGTTACCCCAAGGTTAAATGCACACATAGCGTAAAACACTAAACGTATTTAACACATAAATGGAATATGATAATGTGATAAATCCTTTTTATTATCATATTTGAACTAAAACAATCGTCACTACCAGAACAAAATATATTACATATGCAGGAGTTAGACCCAACCATTTTACAAAAAGCAAATTCATGGCTCGAAGGTAATTATGATGCCGATGTTAAACAGGCCGTACAAAAGTTACTGGACGACAAAGCATATACAGAATTAACCGACTCGTTTTACCGCGATCTGGAATTTGGTACCGGTGGCTTGCGCGGCATTATGGGTCCGGGTTCAAACCGGGTAAATAAATATACTATTGGTGTGGCTACGCAAGGCCTGGCTAATTATCTTAAAAAGACCTATCCTGGCGAGCAGGTAAAGGTGGCAATTGCGCATGATAGCCGCAACAACTCTGATGTATTGGCCGGTATTACGGCTGATGTATTTTCGGCTAACGGCATTTACGTTTACTTCTTTAAAGCTTTGCGTCCTACTCCCGAACTGTCGTTTGCAGTTAGGCATTTAGGCTGTAAAAGCGGTGTTATGTTAACGGCTTCGCACAATCCTAAAGAGTACAACGGCTATAAGGCCTACGGGGCTGATG
Protein-coding sequences here:
- the uvrA gene encoding excinuclease ABC subunit UvrA; protein product: MSIETEKDPQHHIIIKGARVHNLKNMDIAIPKNQLVVITGMSGSGKSSLAFDTLYAEGQRRYVESLSSYARQFLGRMNKPDVDYIKGIAPAIAIEQKVITSNPRSTVGTSTEIYDYLKLLFSRIGKTISPVSGLQVKKDTVTDVVNFAQAQPDDTQLTILCPLHPHNNRSLKEELAVLLQKGFVRVEYRGQVSRIESLLEDESIGNDSLADNDPLRIVVDRVTKNNEEETLSRIADSAQTAFFEGKGDCYLKYQEPESEQEKESFFCDRFELDGIRFEEPTPNFFSFNNPYGACRKCEGYGKVIGIDEDLVIPDKSKSIYDNAIAPWRGEKMGEWNQNLIRQADKFDFPIHRSYSQLTDKQKKLLWTGNKYFRGLDAFFKEIEEQTYKIQYRVILSRYRGKTTCPDCKGSRLRPDATYVKVAGHSITDIVLMPLDIAQQFFGDLQLDAHDAKIGKRLLMEITNRISFLNDVGLGYLTLNRLSNTLSGGESQRINLATSLGSSLVGSVYVLDEPSIGLHPRDTQRLITVLKSLRDVGNTVLVVEHEEEIMQAADHLIDIGPEAGTHGGQLIFSGTYAQILTDDNSLTGKYLSGREEIVVPAQRRKWNDFIQIKGARENNLKHVDVKFPLGVLSVVTGVSGSGKTSLVKRILHPALQKVLGNYSGEQTGSYDSIEGDYGKIESVELVDQNPIGRSSRSNPVTYVKAWDEIRNLYAGQPAAKAAGLKPSAFSFNVEGGRCDVCQGEGEVKIEMQFMADIFLPCEACNGNRFKQHILDVTYQEKNVSEILKMTIDEALEFFVKEQKIINKIKPLQDVGLGYVQLGQSSNTLSGGEAQRIKLASFLIKGNNASKTLFIFDEPTTGLHFADIKKLLKSFDALLEQGNTIIVIEHNMDVIKCADWVIDIGPGGGNNGGALVFEGLPEDLLKDKKSFTGQFLKERLKK
- the nth gene encoding endonuclease III; protein product: MLKKERYQLFVEYFSKNQPNPVTELHYSNPYELLVAVILSAQCTDKRINQITPALFQRFPTIEDLAASSSDEIFTYIRSVSYPNNKAKHLAGMAKMLVEQFNSQVPSDLDELQKLPGVGRKTANVIASVVYDAPAIAVDTHVFRVANRLGLTTNAKTPLAVEKQLVEYLPKQTLGFAHHWLILHGRYICVARKPKCEICPLTHFCKYYQSGKAALVFSKTAKVAKVKTVKAAKAVKADVTGDDLSLSSSS
- a CDS encoding sigma-70 family RNA polymerase sigma factor; translation: MDFHLKSDQDLIHLYIDGHEGGLVELIRRYQTKIYTSIYLLVKDEYLAEDIFQDTFIKVINTLKAGKYNEEGKFLPWVSRIAHNLVIDHFRREKRTPLVSGGDDFDIFEVLGHYDESTEDRMVREQTHKDLKALIHLLPAEQKEVLIMRHFGDMSFKEIADVTEVSINTALGRMRYALNNLRKMMQTKELSLKN